ATGTCGTTCGTTTCTGTAATTTCCTTTATTCTGTCAGCATGCTCTGCAGGGTATATCTGGTTGGGGTTCGTACAGATAAAATGTAAAAGTCCTTTGTTGATATATTCTTCTAGGTCCCATCCCATTCTTCTGGAATCAAGTATCATTTGGTGGGGTGTGTCCTCAAAAGTGATGACCATTGCAGCTTCGTTGTTCTCTAATCCTTGTAATATAAACTGCAATCCGAATAACTTCTTGCCAGTACCAGGTACTCCTGCTACAAGCAGACTGTTGTAACGGTATAGGCCACCTTCGAACATACTGTCAAGTCCTGGTACGCCAATTTCTACCTGTGTGTCATCAAGATTAATTTCCTTCACCGGCCTTAAGGGTGGGTACACAGTAAAACCGGATGAATTAATGTCATAAAGGTATTTGTGTGAGGTGATCTCTGACCGTTTTCCAGGGTCTATCCCTCTCATCTTTATAAATTCCAGTCTGTGGTTTGCTCTTGTATTTCTGTCTTCTCTGGTAAGGTATATTATTCCGTCAGAAAGATGACTGACTACAGAATTATGGATCTCTGATTTGAGCAGTTCTCCTACCAGGAATGTGACCATGCTTCTTTCCTGCAACATGGAATCAAGTGTATAGAAAAATCTTCTTTTTTCCTGTTCGATGAAACCATATCCAAGTGGCGTAATAGGGTCGATGACAAGTCTGTCTGGTTTTTTCGATTCAAGGATGTTCCCTATCTCTATTAATGTGGTCAGCGGATCTTTTTCGGCCAGCTGCCTGTTAATAGGATGTACTTCAAAGGAGTCTTCGTAAAAGTCAAGTGTTGAGTTGTAAAGCTTCAGTTTTTCAGGATTTTCGGTTGTAATCGGGATGTAAAGCGCTTTCTCTCCATTTTTGGAGGCGTTTGATAACATCTGGAGTGACATTATGGTCTTTCCCACTCCGGCAGATCCTGCTATAAGGACTGTGGAGGGCGACATGATTCCTCCTAGTATTGTATCAAGTCCTTTGATACCACACGAAATATGTTTCAATTGGTCCATTTTATCTCTGGTTTTTCCTGTAGCTTGAATAAATGTTTATTCGTTAATTTAATATATACTTTTATATAATTAGTTGTTGGTGAAAAAAGTGAATTACAGATGTCCTGAATGTGAAGGTAAAATGAACCGTTGGAGATACCCTGTATTAAAAAGGTATGATCACTTTGGCCGCACACTGGCAATTTACAAATGTGTGGAATGCGGCCATGAGGAGATGTTTCCTGATTTCTGATCAATTAGAACATTGAATAAACTTCTTCATGAGGGTGGATAACAAATCCGCCAGGAGTTATGTCATATGGGTGGATCTTCTTGCTGTGATCGGATCCTCTCATCTTGTATATCTCCATACTTCGCATTCTGACGTTCTCGTGTCTCTTGTAATATAATACTATAGTACCGTCAGTGACGAAGTTTTCAACACCGAATCTTGAAGGTTTGGATTCGTCAATAAGTTCACAGGTCATCATTGAAGTAAGGCCTATGACTTCCAGTGTGGTGCTGAGCTTGAGAAGTTCAATTCTGATTTTGGCAGGATCCTGCAAGTAGAAGCTAACAGAGGTAGTAGAGTCAACAAGTGCACGCTTAGCATTGATCTCTTCCTGTGTGGCTATTATCTGGTCCATCATGGATCTGATATCAAAAGGCCTCACATCGACATACTTTTCCTGGGATGGTATGCCTATTTTAGTTGAACATGCATCAATTATTACGAGTTTATTCTCATCTTCAAGTGCCTGAAGGTCCCATCCGAACTTAAGGACATTTTCCCTGATCTGCTCAGGTCTTTCCTCAG
The sequence above is a segment of the uncultured Methanolobus sp. genome. Coding sequences within it:
- a CDS encoding ATPase domain-containing protein, which encodes MSPSTVLIAGSAGVGKTIMSLQMLSNASKNGEKALYIPITTENPEKLKLYNSTLDFYEDSFEVHPINRQLAEKDPLTTLIEIGNILESKKPDRLVIDPITPLGYGFIEQEKRRFFYTLDSMLQERSMVTFLVGELLKSEIHNSVVSHLSDGIIYLTREDRNTRANHRLEFIKMRGIDPGKRSEITSHKYLYDINSSGFTVYPPLRPVKEINLDDTQVEIGVPGLDSMFEGGLYRYNSLLVAGVPGTGKKLFGLQFILQGLENNEAAMVITFEDTPHQMILDSRRMGWDLEEYINKGLLHFICTNPNQIYPAEHADRIKEITETNDIRRVFFDGTNHMEISIPDMLELRGYLYSITSYLKSKNITSLFTTDIAPSDCPGNEKIDVSSIMDSVLILHNSKARDRRYMCVTKSRGAKHKRSIKEYAITESGIKLRTDTLI
- a CDS encoding ATPase domain-containing protein, whose translation is MFDGAVSEEISMDDETNRVKTGIPGFDELCGGGLIRDRTYLISGTSGAGKTNFSIQFIYNGITKYGENGIIVATEERPEQIRENVLKFGWDLQALEDENKLVIIDACSTKIGIPSQEKYVDVRPFDIRSMMDQIIATQEEINAKRALVDSTTSVSFYLQDPAKIRIELLKLSTTLEVIGLTSMMTCELIDESKPSRFGVENFVTDGTIVLYYKRHENVRMRSMEIYKMRGSDHSKKIHPYDITPGGFVIHPHEEVYSMF